The segment TTCTGCAGGAAGAGTCTGTCCGTGTCGACAATGTGATCTTCAGGCTGCACTCGCGCGTCACCGTTCTTCTGCTGCTCGTTTGCACCATCCTCGTAACTGCCAAGCAGTATATCGGCGAGCCGATCTCTTGCATGACCGACAGTTCCATCGGTACAAATTCTACTAACCTTTAGCTTCAACAGTtgaaattataagaattaaatagTGAAAAAAAACATGTGTATTGCAATGTAGCAATAGACtgcggaatattttttttacatacattcTGCAGAGTTCATtagcttttaattatctttcatCGACAACAGGCATTACGCAATTGATATCTTTCTGGCAGACAGAGAATCTGTAAATGCGTATTGCTGGATCTACAGCACGTTCACGGTGTCGCGACACCTGAAGGGAATCCCCGGACGAGGTGTAGCGAGTGCCGGCGTGGGACAGGCCCTTCCGGATGATGAAGCCCGTCATCATCGATATTATCAGTGGGTCAGCTGAATTTAGAACGTTTACGATATGGATGAAGAGATAACCGATACGGACAGATAACCGATAAATAGGCGTATTGATGAGAGACAGATTGAAAGTCCGATATATCTGTATTTTGACGATTTATCAGTATTAGCGTCGTCATATATTTGTCTCGATTTCAACGTCCGTTTTCTTGACGAAATTTTTCCACTTACATCCCTTCAGAGAcctcaaataaaatttttcagatcaGACTATTCCGAACTTAACCGCAATTTCTTTATCTACTTATGTTCTCCGAACGGATCTTTATATGTGTtccgtataaaatatctttgtaagACTCTTATTTCAGCTAGACTTCTCGGGAAAATTTTTGCCAAGAAAAGACCGACTCGAAATTCGTCAAAGACactcttaaattgtttttcgatGGGGCACTCTGAAAAATTGAACAAGCGAGGAGAAatgcgggggggggggacgcatacgcgcgcgcgtgcggcCGAATTGGTCGATCGAATCGGTTTCCGTATCGAATGCACACAACGACGAACGCGCGTTCGACACACCGACGGGTACGCGAGATGCATGATAACGACTGCACTTCGTTCCGATGGTCAGGGCGCTCCCGGCTCTCGGCGCATGTAGACGTATTGCGCGAGCGTGAATGAAATCTGGAACGCGAACGCGTGAATGCGAAGGAAACGTCCGGACGACGGAAGGCAGCGCGAGGAAATGGAAATAGAGATCGCAGATCTACCGTTATCCACGTCGCTCTCTGTATCGCGCGATTTGCATCGTGAATAACGTGAAAAAGAGTCAAGCGGGGTTTTCCGAAATATCTCGATCTACAAAAtgggaaaatattaaatcagatataaatattttcatctctGCGCTTTTCGCAAAAAATGAAACAGCCTCAACAAAATTCGCccctatatatatttttttttaaatattttactattaatttgtatacattaaatttttataaaaatattcgcgctTTTATGCCTCTGCTGAAAGTTTGCCTCTGTTCGGGCAGAGCTGGCGGCAGGCAGAAAGATAAAGTGTAATTTAGAGAAAAGTTGCAAGAGATAAGAATTCGACGTTCGACAGGTCTGCTTCGTCCTCGGCTTACAAGCGATCCTTTTTTATGTGCCGCGCGCGTTATGGGGCATCTGGGAGAAAGGCACCATAGGCCTTCTTTCGCGGGATCTCGAGTCTCCTTTCCTGAGGGACGTCTGGACCGCGGAGAGGAAGCAGCAGCTCGCCGCGTATTTCACCCGGACGAACCTGCACAGTCACAATTTCTACGCTACGCGCTTCTTCGTCTGCGAGCTCTTGAATTTCTTGAATTCGGTAGGCAACAATTCCCTTCGTACTTCGAAAATGAACGGTCTGCGAAGGTGCTTAAGGGCTCTCGATCAGCTAAGCGGGATTgtgacgtcagaagcgagGAAATTGCGCGGAAATAAAcgtgaataattaattccgGGGTTCAATAAACTCAGGCTTACAAAATGCGGTCGGAACTTCGTTGCGAGCCCGACGCGcgaaaatatacatttcgaAAATAGCATACTTATAAAACGCCACTTTGTCGCAAATTTTCTTCATCATTCTATAAAAGTAGAAGTATCGACAATTTTGTACCTTGTTATCTTAACGTATTTACCGACTcgaataaaagattatttttttaagtactgtaaaatatgaaaaatttcaattactgAAAAGCATCTCTCGATGAAACTTTTCCTTGCTAGATAGGACAGATATATCTGCTGGACATATTTCTGGAGGGGCAGTTTAGGCGATACGGGCCCTTGGTGAGCGTGTTTATCGCGGGAGAAAATCCTCGCGAAAGGGTCGACCCTATGGCGCGATTGTTCCCAAAAGTGACGAAGTGTACGATTCACAACTTCGGGCCGGCGGGCACCGTGCAGATTCACGACGCGCTGTGCGTGCTGCCGTTGAACGTGGTGAACGAGAAGATATTTGTCGTTCTCTGGTTCTGGCTGGTATTCCTCGCGGGCGTCGGTTGCCTGGCGATAATCTATAGGTATGTAAGTCCGGCCGGCATCGGCGCGTTCGGAACTTATGGCGCGGGCGATAATAGGGATGCCACTCATAGCGGATTACAATGTCCGAAGAGACAAAGAAAATCCAACTATCTCGAAaagttatcattattttacatgcgCGTTTAGACTCGAGATTTTTTCATGTCGCGAATCTCTCGCGACGTCATAAACGCGAGATTCCTTGCGTTGTATTTTTGGAAaagtgtatttttaattgtgaacTGAATCCATAaatcacgttttttttttgcacaacAGAAATCTGCTCGTAGCTTTTACAGGATCAATACGTCGCTCACTGACTAtgcttttgtattttgtaGGATTGTAGTTTTTTCTCAACATTGGGCG is part of the Linepithema humile isolate Giens D197 chromosome 3, Lhum_UNIL_v1.0, whole genome shotgun sequence genome and harbors:
- the LOC105669712 gene encoding innexin inx2-like, giving the protein MRLIRFISLAPSSFFLAHQFTSVVRVTANLLKNIFAINSSTLRTFSFHNAHRNFLYCALFPCEICRETKEHAITMLDLFAPIKCLLQEESVRVDNVIFRLHSRVTVLLLLVCTILVTAKQYIGEPISCMTDSSIDRESVNAYCWIYSTFTVSRHLKGIPGRGVASAGVGQALPDDEARHHRYYQWVCFVLGLQAILFYVPRALWGIWEKGTIGLLSRDLESPFLRDVWTAERKQQLAAYFTRTNLHSHNFYATRFFVCELLNFLNSIGQIYLLDIFLEGQFRRYGPLVSVFIAGENPRERVDPMARLFPKVTKCTIHNFGPAGTVQIHDALCVLPLNVVNEKIFVVLWFWLVFLAGVGCLAIIYRIVVFSQHWARVYLLRGAVRVLERSKAERVVRVFHFGDWFLLHQLAQNVNPIVYRELVNEIAEAFATKSFPDFV